One segment of Chionomys nivalis chromosome 3, mChiNiv1.1, whole genome shotgun sequence DNA contains the following:
- the LOC130870826 gene encoding zinc finger protein 431-like: protein MHSYKPDNAVTYDDVHIDFTLDEWALLNPSQKSLYKDVMLETYRNLTSIGYSWENHNFEEYRQSARRHGR from the exons ATGCATAGTTATAAGCCAGAt aatgcagtgacctatgatgatgtgcacatTGACTTCACTTTAGATGAGTGGGCTTTGCTGAATCCTTCTCAGAAgagtctctacaaagatgtgatgctggagacgtACAGAAACCTCACTTCTATAG GCTACAGTTGGGAAAACCATAATTTTGAAGAATATCGTCAAAGTGCTAGAAGACATGGAAGGTAA